One genomic window of Halorhabdus sp. CBA1104 includes the following:
- a CDS encoding threonine--tRNA ligase: MRLLFIHSDHLEFETTDKAGGGDLAETEGVPMEGRMEDCVTVFISVESDDEGDIEGVVENALTELQDVTDQLNTTDVVLYPYAHLSDDLAAPDAAKDVMQRLETEMEAAGYTILRAPFGWYKSFEVSCKGHPLSELSRHVASHRDEDEGGKADGEPDREPSDWKVMTPEGDVQDAVAAKDSVGEDLTAFIEDEVEGILSNEGEEPPHVDLMQEKGLVGYDELSDVGNLRWYPRGKLIRDALMEYVNDLVVEYGGMPVETPIMYDLGARSIDEHAGKFGERQYRFESGDRRMMLRFAACFGQFSIMRDMHISVNDLPMRIYEMSTYSFRREQKGEVTGLKRLRAFTMPDMHTATEDMDQAREELRKQAELALQTSDDLGINYEPALRMTREFYEENEAWVEDVVAELGKPSLVEIIPERHHYWSAKIDFAAIDGLGRPIENPTVQIDVESADRFDIEYTDGTNTHNPPILHYSPSGGIERVLAALLEDTASMETPQLPTWLSPTQVRFIPVNPDSHLDYCEGLVDDLEAADVRADVDDRDESVGKRIARAETDWVPYYVVVGDREIESDELGVNVRLDDDEIDMTPAELRERVLNDVEGLPQQHRYLPRHVSDHPNFTGR; this comes from the coding sequence ATGCGACTACTGTTCATCCACTCGGACCATCTGGAGTTCGAGACGACCGACAAGGCAGGCGGCGGTGACCTCGCCGAAACCGAGGGCGTCCCGATGGAGGGACGCATGGAAGACTGCGTGACGGTGTTCATCAGCGTCGAGAGCGACGACGAGGGCGACATCGAGGGCGTCGTCGAGAACGCACTGACGGAACTACAAGACGTCACCGACCAGCTCAACACGACTGACGTCGTGCTGTATCCCTACGCCCACCTCAGTGACGACCTGGCCGCGCCGGACGCTGCAAAGGACGTCATGCAACGGCTCGAAACGGAGATGGAAGCCGCTGGCTACACCATCCTCCGTGCGCCGTTTGGCTGGTACAAATCCTTCGAGGTCTCCTGTAAGGGCCACCCGCTCTCGGAACTGTCCCGCCACGTCGCTTCCCATCGCGACGAGGACGAGGGAGGCAAAGCCGATGGCGAACCCGACCGTGAGCCAAGTGACTGGAAGGTAATGACGCCCGAGGGAGACGTTCAAGACGCCGTTGCGGCGAAGGATTCGGTTGGCGAGGACCTCACGGCGTTCATCGAAGACGAAGTAGAGGGCATCCTCAGCAACGAGGGCGAGGAACCACCACACGTCGACCTGATGCAGGAGAAGGGCCTGGTCGGCTACGACGAACTCTCAGACGTCGGTAACCTGCGATGGTATCCCCGTGGGAAACTCATCCGGGACGCTCTCATGGAGTACGTCAACGATCTGGTCGTCGAGTACGGCGGGATGCCCGTCGAGACGCCGATCATGTACGACCTGGGCGCCCGTTCGATCGACGAACACGCCGGGAAGTTCGGCGAGCGCCAGTACCGCTTTGAGTCGGGCGATCGCCGGATGATGCTGCGCTTTGCGGCCTGTTTCGGCCAGTTCTCGATCATGCGAGACATGCACATCTCGGTCAACGATCTGCCGATGCGGATCTACGAGATGTCGACCTACTCGTTCCGTCGTGAACAGAAAGGCGAGGTGACCGGCCTCAAGCGTCTGCGCGCGTTCACGATGCCGGATATGCACACGGCCACGGAGGACATGGACCAGGCACGGGAAGAACTGCGCAAGCAAGCCGAACTCGCCCTCCAGACCTCCGATGACCTCGGTATCAACTACGAACCCGCCCTCCGGATGACTCGCGAGTTCTACGAGGAAAACGAGGCGTGGGTCGAAGATGTCGTCGCCGAGCTCGGGAAGCCATCGCTCGTCGAGATCATTCCCGAACGCCACCACTACTGGTCGGCGAAAATCGACTTCGCCGCCATCGACGGCCTGGGCCGGCCCATCGAGAATCCGACGGTCCAGATCGACGTCGAGAGCGCAGACCGGTTCGACATCGAGTACACCGACGGCACCAATACGCACAATCCACCGATCCTCCACTACTCGCCGTCGGGCGGGATCGAGCGCGTGCTGGCTGCTCTCTTAGAGGACACCGCATCGATGGAGACACCCCAGTTGCCGACGTGGCTCTCGCCGACGCAAGTTCGGTTCATCCCGGTCAATCCCGATTCACACTTGGACTATTGTGAGGGCCTCGTCGACGACCTCGAAGCTGCAGACGTGCGGGCCGACGTCGACGACCGCGACGAGTCGGTCGGCAAACGGATCGCTCGGGCCGAGACCGACTGGGTACCCTACTACGTCGTCGTCGGCGATCGAGAGATCGAAAGCGACGAACTCGGCGTCAACGTCCGACTCGACGACGACGAGATCGATATGACGCCCGCGGAACTGCGCGAGCGCGTCCTCAACGATGTCGAAGGGCTCCCACAGCAACACCGCTACCTGCCCCGCCACGTCAGCGATCACCCGAACTTCACCGGTCGATAA
- a CDS encoding PspA/IM30 family protein, producing the protein MGILSRASYVIRSKVNTLLNRAEDPSETLDYSYEQLRDELQDVKQGIADLTTQKKRLEIQKRRLEENVEKHNDQAREAVKQDREDLARRALEKKKQKMNEIEELESQIADLQAQQDQLVEQKSELQAQVEQFRTKKETMKARYEAAEASARVSEAMSGAGDEFEDVGRAIDRAQERTEEMEARASAMDELRDSGAFDDAITDQDQLDRELADLQSDSEVESELETLQAEMGAETGATEATTADESTTTQAAGDVDGEGEAVDTDAIDEELETLKDEEA; encoded by the coding sequence ATGGGAATCCTCTCGCGCGCCTCCTACGTCATCCGGTCGAAGGTCAACACCCTTCTGAATCGGGCCGAAGACCCCTCCGAAACGCTCGATTACTCCTACGAGCAATTACGGGACGAACTCCAAGACGTCAAACAGGGGATTGCGGATCTGACGACCCAGAAAAAGCGCTTAGAGATCCAGAAACGCCGGCTCGAAGAGAACGTCGAGAAACACAACGACCAGGCTCGGGAAGCGGTCAAGCAGGATCGTGAGGATCTGGCCAGGCGAGCCTTAGAGAAGAAAAAGCAGAAGATGAACGAGATCGAGGAGTTGGAGAGTCAGATCGCCGACTTACAGGCCCAACAGGACCAGCTCGTCGAGCAGAAAAGCGAGCTCCAGGCCCAAGTCGAGCAGTTCCGGACCAAAAAGGAGACGATGAAAGCTCGCTACGAGGCTGCAGAGGCCTCCGCCCGTGTCTCCGAGGCGATGTCGGGTGCCGGCGACGAATTCGAGGACGTCGGCCGGGCAATCGATCGGGCACAGGAACGAACCGAAGAGATGGAAGCCCGTGCGTCCGCGATGGACGAACTACGCGACAGCGGTGCCTTCGACGACGCGATTACCGACCAGGACCAACTCGACCGCGAACTGGCTGATTTACAGTCCGACAGTGAAGTCGAATCCGAACTAGAGACCCTCCAGGCAGAGATGGGCGCAGAGACTGGAGCAACTGAGGCGACGACGGCCGACGAATCAACGACGACACAAGCAGCTGGCGACGTCGACGGTGAGGGAGAAGCAGTCGATACGGACGCCATCGACGAGGAGCTAGAGACACTCAAAGACGAAGAAGCGTAG
- a CDS encoding CTP synthase codes for MPNEPETDYDQELGRKFIFVTGGVMSGLGKGITAASTGRLLANAGFDVTAVKIDPYLNVDAGTMNPYQHGEVYVLKDGGEVDLDLGNYERFLDIDMTSDHNVTTGKVYREVIEKERAGDYLGRTVQIIPHITDDIKRRIREVAEGSDVCLIEVGGTVGDIEGMPYLEALRQFAHEEDDDDILFTHVTLVPYSKNGEQKTKPTQHSVKELRSIGLQPDILVGRCEDKLDPDVKEKIALFCDVPTDAVFSNPDVEDIYRVPLVVEDEGLDEYVMEQLNLAEEALPKDERKNGWRELVTQGKDGSIDVALVGKYGLEDAYLSIHESLKHAGLETNVDVETTWIHSEDLADGHDGQLADVDAVVVPGGFGARGTEGKVEAIRYARENDIPFLGLCLGFQMAVVEFARNVLDLDGAHSAEMDEQTPHPVIDILPEQEGVEDMGGTMRLGTQETEIDPDTLAADLYDDTTCRERHRHRYEVNPEYIEDLEAAGMTFSGVSGRRMEILELATDEHPYFLGTQFHPEFRSRPTRASPPFVGLVEAVLDQREHAPAEVEH; via the coding sequence ATGCCGAACGAGCCCGAAACCGACTACGATCAGGAGCTGGGACGGAAGTTCATTTTCGTCACCGGCGGGGTAATGTCAGGCCTGGGGAAAGGCATTACCGCCGCGAGTACTGGCCGCTTGCTCGCCAACGCCGGCTTCGACGTCACTGCGGTCAAGATCGACCCGTATCTCAACGTCGACGCCGGGACGATGAACCCCTACCAGCACGGCGAGGTGTACGTCCTGAAAGACGGGGGCGAAGTCGATCTGGACCTGGGGAACTACGAACGGTTCCTCGACATCGACATGACCTCCGATCACAACGTCACCACGGGGAAGGTCTACCGAGAGGTCATCGAGAAAGAACGCGCCGGCGACTATCTCGGTCGCACCGTCCAGATCATCCCGCACATCACCGACGACATCAAGCGTCGCATCCGGGAGGTCGCGGAGGGAAGCGACGTCTGTCTCATCGAAGTCGGGGGCACCGTCGGCGACATCGAGGGCATGCCCTATCTCGAAGCCCTGCGGCAGTTCGCCCACGAGGAAGACGACGACGATATTCTCTTTACCCACGTCACGCTGGTGCCCTACTCGAAAAACGGCGAACAGAAAACGAAACCAACCCAACACAGCGTCAAGGAACTCCGATCGATCGGCCTCCAGCCGGACATTCTCGTTGGCCGGTGTGAGGACAAACTCGACCCGGACGTCAAAGAGAAGATCGCCCTGTTCTGTGACGTGCCGACGGATGCCGTCTTCTCGAATCCCGACGTCGAGGACATCTATCGCGTCCCGCTGGTCGTCGAGGACGAGGGACTCGACGAGTACGTCATGGAGCAACTCAACCTGGCCGAGGAGGCCCTCCCGAAAGACGAACGGAAGAACGGCTGGCGCGAACTGGTAACCCAGGGGAAAGACGGATCGATCGACGTTGCTCTCGTCGGTAAGTACGGGCTGGAAGACGCGTATCTCTCGATCCACGAATCGCTGAAGCACGCTGGCTTAGAGACCAACGTCGACGTCGAGACGACGTGGATCCATTCGGAGGATCTGGCGGACGGCCACGACGGCCAACTTGCGGACGTGGATGCCGTCGTCGTTCCTGGCGGGTTCGGCGCTCGCGGGACCGAAGGCAAGGTCGAGGCGATCCGCTACGCCCGCGAGAACGATATCCCCTTCCTCGGGCTCTGTCTTGGCTTCCAGATGGCTGTCGTCGAGTTCGCACGCAACGTCCTCGATCTGGACGGTGCCCACTCGGCGGAGATGGACGAACAGACACCCCACCCCGTCATCGACATCCTGCCCGAACAGGAGGGTGTCGAAGATATGGGCGGGACGATGCGCTTGGGGACCCAAGAGACCGAAATCGACCCGGACACACTCGCTGCTGACCTGTACGACGACACCACCTGTCGGGAACGCCACCGCCATCGCTACGAGGTCAACCCTGAGTACATCGAGGACCTCGAAGCGGCCGGCATGACCTTCTCGGGCGTCTCGGGCCGACGCATGGAGATTCTCGAACTCGCGACCGACGAGCACCCGTACTTCCTCGGGACCCAGTTCCACCCCGAGTTCCGGTCGCGGCCGACCCGCGCGTCGCCACCGTTCGTCGGACTCGTCGAAGCAGTACTCGACCAGCGTGAACACGCGCCAGCGGAGGTCGAACACTGA